A portion of the Burkholderia pseudomultivorans genome contains these proteins:
- the ppsA gene encoding phosphoenolpyruvate synthase, producing MTNAANVAKDQAYVIPFEQLRMTDVEIVGGKNASLGEMISQLSEAGVRVPTGFATTALAFRDFLKHNDLTDRIAKRLESLDIDDVKALAEAGAEIRKWIVDAPLQPRLEQEIRAQFEVLQNGSPGELSFAVRSSATAEDLPDASFAGQQESYLNVVGIEDVLDRMKHVFASLYNDRAISYRVHKGFTHAEVALSAGVQRMVRSDVGAAGVMFTIDTESGFKDAVFVTSSYGLGETVVQGAVNPDEFYVFKTTLADGKYPIIRRSIGSKLIKMEFTQPGEPGRVKTVDVPHEQRNRYSITDEDVIELAKYAVIIEKHYQRPMDIEWGKDGRDGKIFILQARPETVKSQASGKAEQRFKLKGQSQVLATGRAIGQKIGAGPVRVIQDPSEMERVQPGDVLVADMTDPNWEPVMKRASAIVTNRGGRTCHAAIIARELGVPAVVGCGDATDVLKDGALVTVSCAEGDEGKIYDGLLETEVTEVQRGELPEIPVKIMMNVGNPQLAFDFSQLPNAGVGLARLEFIINNNIGVHPKAILEYPNIDQDLKKAVESVARGHASPRAFYVDKLTEGVATIAAAFYPKPVIVRLSDFKSNEYKKLIGGSRYEPDEENPMLGFRGASRYIADDFAQAFEMECRALKRVRDEMGLTNVEIMVPFVRTVKQAERVVGLLEKFGLKRGENGLRLVMMCEVPTNAILAEEFLQFFDGFSIGSNDLTQLTLGLDRDSGMELLAADFDERDPAVKFLLKRAIDTCRKMGKYVGICGQGPSDHPDFAQWLTDEGIVSISLNPDTIIETWQNLANRK from the coding sequence ATGACTAACGCAGCAAACGTCGCAAAGGACCAGGCGTATGTAATTCCGTTCGAGCAGTTGCGGATGACCGATGTGGAGATCGTCGGCGGCAAGAATGCGTCGCTCGGCGAAATGATCAGCCAGCTTTCCGAGGCAGGCGTTCGCGTACCCACCGGTTTCGCCACGACCGCGCTCGCTTTCCGCGATTTCCTCAAGCATAACGACCTCACCGACCGCATCGCCAAGCGTCTCGAGTCGCTCGACATCGACGACGTGAAGGCGCTCGCCGAAGCCGGCGCCGAGATCCGCAAGTGGATCGTCGATGCGCCGCTGCAGCCGCGTCTCGAGCAGGAAATCCGCGCGCAGTTCGAAGTCCTGCAGAACGGCTCGCCGGGCGAGCTGTCGTTCGCCGTGCGCTCGTCCGCCACCGCGGAAGACCTGCCCGACGCCTCGTTCGCAGGCCAGCAGGAGTCGTATCTGAACGTCGTCGGCATCGAGGACGTGCTCGACCGCATGAAGCACGTGTTCGCGTCGCTGTACAACGACCGCGCGATCTCGTATCGCGTGCACAAGGGCTTCACGCACGCCGAGGTCGCGCTGTCGGCCGGCGTGCAGCGCATGGTCCGCTCGGACGTCGGCGCGGCCGGCGTGATGTTCACGATCGACACCGAATCGGGCTTCAAGGACGCCGTGTTCGTCACGTCGAGCTACGGCCTCGGCGAAACCGTCGTGCAGGGCGCCGTGAACCCGGACGAGTTCTACGTGTTCAAGACCACGCTCGCCGACGGCAAGTACCCGATCATCCGCCGCTCGATCGGCTCGAAGCTGATCAAGATGGAGTTCACGCAGCCGGGCGAGCCGGGCCGCGTGAAGACGGTCGACGTGCCGCACGAGCAGCGCAACCGCTACTCGATCACCGACGAAGACGTGATCGAGCTCGCGAAGTACGCGGTCATCATCGAGAAGCACTACCAGCGTCCGATGGACATCGAGTGGGGCAAGGACGGCCGCGACGGCAAGATCTTCATCCTGCAGGCGCGTCCTGAAACGGTGAAGAGCCAGGCGAGCGGCAAGGCCGAGCAGCGCTTCAAGCTGAAGGGCCAGTCGCAGGTGCTGGCGACGGGCCGTGCGATCGGCCAGAAGATCGGCGCGGGTCCCGTGCGCGTGATCCAGGATCCGTCCGAAATGGAGCGCGTGCAGCCGGGCGACGTGCTGGTTGCCGACATGACCGACCCGAACTGGGAGCCGGTGATGAAGCGTGCGTCGGCGATCGTCACGAACCGCGGCGGCCGGACCTGCCACGCGGCGATCATCGCGCGCGAGCTCGGCGTGCCGGCCGTGGTCGGCTGCGGCGACGCGACGGACGTGCTGAAGGACGGCGCGCTCGTCACCGTGTCGTGCGCGGAAGGCGACGAAGGCAAGATCTACGACGGGCTGCTCGAGACGGAAGTCACCGAAGTGCAGCGCGGCGAACTGCCGGAAATCCCGGTGAAGATCATGATGAACGTCGGCAACCCGCAGCTCGCGTTCGACTTCTCGCAGCTGCCGAACGCCGGCGTCGGCCTCGCGCGTCTCGAGTTCATCATCAACAACAACATCGGCGTGCACCCGAAGGCGATCCTCGAGTATCCGAACATCGATCAGGATCTGAAGAAGGCGGTCGAGAGCGTCGCGCGCGGTCATGCGTCGCCGCGTGCGTTCTACGTCGACAAGCTGACCGAAGGCGTCGCGACGATCGCCGCGGCGTTCTATCCGAAGCCCGTGATCGTGCGTCTGTCCGACTTCAAGTCGAACGAGTACAAGAAGCTGATCGGCGGTTCGCGCTACGAGCCGGATGAAGAAAACCCGATGCTCGGCTTCCGCGGCGCGTCGCGCTACATCGCCGACGACTTCGCGCAGGCGTTCGAGATGGAGTGCCGTGCGCTCAAGCGCGTGCGCGACGAGATGGGCCTGACCAACGTCGAGATCATGGTGCCGTTCGTGCGGACCGTGAAGCAGGCGGAGCGCGTCGTCGGGCTGCTCGAGAAGTTCGGCCTGAAGCGCGGCGAAAACGGCCTGCGCCTCGTGATGATGTGCGAAGTGCCGACCAACGCGATCCTCGCCGAAGAGTTCCTGCAGTTCTTCGACGGCTTCTCGATCGGTTCGAACGACCTCACGCAGCTCACGCTCGGCCTCGATCGCGACTCGGGCATGGAACTGCTGGCAGCCGACTTCGACGAGCGCGATCCGGCGGTCAAGTTCCTGCTGAAGCGCGCGATCGATACCTGCCGCAAGATGGGCAAGTACGTCGGCATCTGCGGTCAGGGCCCGTCCGATCACCCGGACTTCGCGCAATGGCTGACCGACGAAGGCATCGTGTCGATCTCGCTGAACCCGGACACGATCATCGAGACGTGGCAGAACCTGGCGAACCGGAAGTAA
- the ppsR gene encoding pyruvate, water dikinase regulatory protein: protein MLPTVFIVSDGTGITAETFAHSILSQFDQKFRLVRVPFVDSLDKAYSTVEKINEAAVHDGRRSIVFTTLVDSESNDIVKRSNALVLDMFQRFVEPLEQELQLKSSHAMGRGHQNADTEEYKTRIEAINFSLAHDDGQSNRNLSEADVILVGVSRSGKTPTSLYLAMQYGVKAANYPLIPEDFERGKLPSALSPHRDKLFGLSIDPQRLSEIRNERRPGSKYAAPENCRYEINEAEAMMRREGIKWLSSTHKSIEEIATTILQEIRLERQSY from the coding sequence ATGCTGCCTACCGTTTTCATCGTGTCCGACGGCACCGGGATCACTGCCGAAACCTTCGCGCATTCGATCCTCTCGCAGTTCGACCAGAAATTCCGCCTCGTACGCGTTCCGTTCGTCGATTCGCTCGACAAGGCGTATTCGACCGTCGAGAAGATCAACGAGGCCGCCGTGCACGACGGCCGCCGCTCGATCGTGTTCACGACGCTCGTCGACAGCGAGTCGAACGACATCGTCAAGCGCTCGAACGCGCTGGTGCTCGACATGTTCCAGCGCTTCGTCGAACCGCTCGAGCAGGAACTGCAGCTGAAGTCGAGCCATGCGATGGGCCGCGGCCACCAGAACGCGGACACCGAGGAATACAAGACGCGGATCGAGGCGATCAACTTCTCGCTCGCGCACGACGACGGCCAGTCGAACCGCAACCTGTCGGAAGCCGACGTGATCCTGGTCGGCGTGTCGCGCAGCGGCAAGACGCCGACCAGCCTGTATCTCGCGATGCAGTACGGCGTGAAGGCCGCCAACTATCCGCTGATTCCGGAAGACTTCGAGCGCGGCAAGCTGCCGTCGGCGCTGTCGCCGCATCGCGACAAGCTGTTCGGGCTGTCGATCGACCCGCAGCGCCTGTCGGAAATCCGCAACGAGCGCCGGCCCGGCAGCAAGTATGCGGCGCCCGAGAACTGCCGCTACGAGATCAACGAGGCCGAGGCGATGATGCGCCGCGAAGGGATCAAGTGGCTGTCGTCGACGCACAAGTCGATCGAGGAAATCGCAACGACGATCCTGCAGGAAATCCGCCTCGAACGGCAGTCGTACTGA
- a CDS encoding IS1182 family transposase → MLKTPMPTQHELEMVTLEELVPKDHLLRQIDAAVDFEFIRAKVAHLYCADNGRPALDPVVMFKLLFIGYLFGVGSERQLMREVQVNVAYRWFARFRLTDKVPDASTFSQNRRRRFPDTVVYQEIFDEIVRQAMKRGLVDGRVLYTDSTHLKANANKGKFDVVKLEQTPAAYTEALNAAVDADRAAHGKKPLDRDDDEPPPSKDTKISRTDPDSGYMVRDDKPKGFFYLDHRTVDARHAIITDTHVTPASVHDSQPYLDRLDRQRERFEFKVDAVGLDAGYFTPAVCQGLEERGIAGVMGYRTPNHKPGMFYKRQFKYDAYRNEYVCPQGQALPYSTTNRVGYREYKSNPQICRRCPVRAQCTNSANAVKVVTRHVWERAKEKVDARRLTEWGQRIYARRKETVERSFADAKQLHGHRYARMRGLRKVAEQCLLAAAAQNIKKIAMLVARKRKKGPAGPDWRFVRMLLRLVSGLRCSFDYPLAASSQS, encoded by the coding sequence ATGCTGAAGACGCCCATGCCCACGCAGCACGAACTCGAGATGGTGACGCTCGAGGAACTCGTGCCGAAGGACCACCTGCTGCGCCAGATCGACGCGGCGGTGGATTTCGAGTTCATCCGCGCGAAGGTGGCGCATCTGTATTGCGCGGATAACGGGCGGCCAGCGCTCGATCCCGTGGTGATGTTCAAGCTGCTGTTCATCGGCTACCTGTTTGGGGTGGGCAGCGAGCGGCAACTGATGCGTGAGGTCCAGGTCAACGTCGCCTATCGGTGGTTCGCGCGGTTCCGGCTGACCGACAAGGTGCCGGATGCGTCGACGTTCTCGCAGAATCGCCGCCGCCGCTTCCCGGACACGGTGGTGTATCAGGAGATCTTCGACGAGATCGTGCGGCAGGCAATGAAGCGCGGGTTGGTCGATGGTCGGGTGCTGTACACCGACAGCACGCACCTGAAGGCGAATGCGAACAAAGGCAAGTTTGATGTCGTGAAGCTGGAGCAGACGCCTGCGGCGTACACGGAGGCGCTGAATGCGGCGGTGGATGCGGACCGGGCCGCGCATGGCAAGAAGCCGCTGGATCGCGACGACGACGAGCCGCCGCCGAGCAAGGACACCAAGATCAGCCGAACCGATCCGGACAGCGGCTACATGGTTCGGGACGACAAGCCCAAAGGGTTCTTCTATCTGGACCACCGCACGGTGGATGCCCGGCACGCGATCATCACCGATACGCATGTGACGCCGGCCTCGGTGCACGACAGCCAGCCGTATCTGGATCGGCTGGATCGGCAGCGCGAGCGCTTCGAGTTCAAGGTCGATGCGGTGGGGCTGGATGCGGGCTACTTCACGCCGGCGGTGTGCCAGGGGCTGGAGGAGCGAGGGATTGCCGGGGTGATGGGCTATCGCACGCCGAACCACAAGCCGGGCATGTTCTACAAACGGCAGTTCAAGTACGACGCGTATCGCAACGAATACGTGTGCCCGCAGGGGCAGGCACTGCCTTACAGCACGACCAATCGAGTCGGCTACCGGGAATACAAATCCAACCCGCAGATCTGCCGGCGTTGCCCGGTACGCGCGCAGTGCACGAACAGTGCGAACGCGGTGAAGGTGGTGACGCGCCACGTGTGGGAGCGCGCCAAGGAGAAGGTGGACGCGCGGCGCTTGACCGAATGGGGCCAACGCATTTACGCGCGGCGCAAGGAGACGGTGGAGCGTAGCTTCGCCGATGCCAAGCAACTGCATGGGCACCGTTATGCGCGTATGCGTGGGCTACGCAAGGTGGCCGAGCAGTGCTTGCTGGCCGCGGCGGCGCAGAACATCAAGAAGATCGCGATGCTGGTGGCGCGGAAGCGGAAAAAGGGGCCAGCGGGTCCCGATTGGCGCTTCGTGCGCATGCTGCTGCGTCTGGTGAGCGGTTTGCGCTGCAGCTTCGACTACCCGCTCGCGGCGAGCTCGCAATCCTGA
- a CDS encoding TrmH family RNA methyltransferase, with product MKAITSRDNPLYKRLKALAGSTPHQRRSGQALLEGFHLASAYLDTGATPELCVATEGALAHAEAQAIVARIDAQRVVTLPDALFGQLSNVVSGVGFLLLVDRPAQPLPERVTQSSVVLDGVQDAGNVGSILRSAAAAGVRHVFCAPGTAYAWSSKVLRSGMGAHFLLSIHEDVAPDALAARLDVPVALTDSHGAQAIYDCDLSGPLAWVFGNEGAGVSAFWRDAAAHRVTIPQPGGMESLNVAAAAAVCLFEQVRQQRGA from the coding sequence ATGAAAGCCATTACGTCAAGGGACAACCCGCTGTACAAGCGCCTGAAGGCGCTCGCGGGTTCGACGCCGCATCAGCGCCGCAGCGGGCAGGCGCTGCTCGAAGGATTCCACCTCGCGAGCGCCTATCTCGATACGGGCGCGACACCCGAGCTGTGCGTCGCGACCGAAGGCGCGCTGGCGCACGCCGAGGCACAGGCGATCGTCGCGCGCATCGACGCGCAGCGCGTCGTCACGCTGCCGGACGCGCTGTTCGGACAACTGTCGAACGTCGTCAGCGGCGTCGGCTTCCTGCTGCTCGTCGATCGTCCTGCGCAGCCGCTGCCCGAGCGCGTCACGCAGTCGTCGGTCGTGCTCGACGGCGTGCAGGACGCCGGCAACGTCGGCTCGATCCTGCGCAGCGCGGCGGCCGCCGGCGTGCGGCACGTGTTCTGCGCGCCGGGCACCGCCTACGCGTGGTCGTCGAAGGTGCTGCGCTCCGGAATGGGCGCGCATTTCCTGCTGTCGATCCACGAGGACGTCGCGCCCGACGCGCTGGCGGCGCGGCTCGACGTGCCCGTCGCGCTGACCGATTCGCACGGCGCGCAGGCGATCTACGACTGCGACCTGTCGGGCCCCCTGGCATGGGTGTTCGGCAACGAGGGCGCGGGCGTGTCGGCGTTCTGGCGCGACGCGGCTGCGCATCGCGTGACGATTCCGCAGCCGGGCGGCATGGAGTCGCTGAACGTCGCCGCGGCCGCGGCCGTGTGCCTGTTCGAGCAGGTCAGGCAGCAGCGGGGCGCTTGA
- the rnhB gene encoding ribonuclease HII encodes MTAVGTSRRRASDDAQGGFDFSRPDEIVCGVDEAGRGPLAGPVVAAAVILDPAQPIDGLDDSKALSAKKRDALYELIIARSVSYCVASASVDEIDTLNILHATMLAMKRAVEGLAVLPTLAQIDGNRCPTLSVRAEAIVSGDALVPSISAASILAKVTRDRMLVDLHERFPVYGFNVHAGYGTPKHLAALREHGPCEAHRRSFAPVREALDLIR; translated from the coding sequence ATGACCGCAGTCGGCACATCGCGGCGCCGCGCGTCGGACGACGCGCAGGGCGGCTTCGACTTCAGCCGGCCCGACGAGATCGTCTGCGGCGTCGACGAAGCCGGGCGCGGCCCGCTCGCGGGGCCAGTGGTGGCCGCCGCGGTGATCCTCGATCCCGCGCAGCCGATCGACGGCCTCGACGATTCGAAGGCGCTGTCCGCGAAGAAGCGCGACGCGCTGTACGAGCTGATCATCGCGCGCTCGGTGTCGTACTGCGTCGCGTCGGCGAGCGTCGACGAGATCGATACGCTGAACATCCTGCACGCGACGATGCTCGCGATGAAGCGGGCCGTCGAAGGGCTGGCGGTGCTGCCGACGCTCGCGCAGATCGACGGCAACCGCTGCCCGACGCTGTCGGTCCGCGCGGAGGCGATCGTCAGCGGTGATGCGCTGGTGCCAAGCATCTCGGCCGCGTCGATCCTCGCGAAAGTCACGCGCGACCGCATGCTGGTCGATCTGCACGAGCGTTTTCCGGTGTACGGTTTCAACGTGCACGCGGGCTACGGCACCCCGAAACACCTTGCGGCGCTGCGCGAGCACGGCCCGTGCGAAGCGCATCGGCGCTCGTTCGCACCCGTGCGCGAAGCGCTCGACCTGATTCGATGA
- the lpxB gene encoding lipid-A-disaccharide synthase: MTLPTTQLRLAMVAGEPSGDLLAASLLGGLRERLPASTQYYGIGGPRMIAQGFDSHWQMDKLTVRGYVEALGQIPEILRIRGELKRQLLAERPDAFIGVDAPDFNFNVEQAARDAGIPSIHFVCPSIWAWRGGRIKKIAKSVDHMLCLFPFEPAILDKAGVASTYVGHPLADDIPLEPDTHGARIALGLPADGPVIAVLPGSRRSEIALIGPTFFAAMALMQQREPGLRFVMPAATPALRELLQPLVDAHPQLALTITDGRSQVAMTAADAILVKSGTVTLEAALLKKPMVISYKVPWLTGQIMRRQGYLPYVGLPNILAGRFVVPELLQHFATPEALADATLTQLRDDANRRTLTEVFTEMHLSLRQNTAAKAAEAVARVLEQRKGRA; encoded by the coding sequence ATGACGCTTCCGACCACTCAGCTCCGGCTCGCGATGGTGGCGGGCGAGCCGTCGGGCGATCTGCTCGCGGCATCGCTGCTCGGCGGGCTGCGCGAGCGGCTGCCGGCATCCACGCAGTATTACGGGATCGGCGGGCCGCGGATGATCGCGCAGGGCTTCGACTCGCACTGGCAGATGGACAAGCTGACGGTGCGCGGCTACGTCGAGGCGCTGGGCCAGATCCCCGAGATCCTGCGGATTCGCGGCGAGCTGAAGCGCCAGCTGCTCGCGGAGCGGCCGGACGCGTTCATCGGCGTCGACGCGCCCGATTTCAACTTCAACGTCGAGCAGGCTGCGCGCGACGCGGGCATTCCGTCGATCCACTTCGTGTGTCCGTCGATCTGGGCGTGGCGCGGCGGGCGGATCAAGAAGATCGCGAAGTCCGTCGATCACATGCTGTGCCTGTTCCCGTTCGAGCCGGCGATTCTCGACAAGGCCGGCGTCGCGTCGACCTACGTCGGCCATCCGCTCGCCGACGACATCCCGCTCGAACCCGACACGCACGGCGCGCGCATCGCGCTCGGGCTGCCGGCCGACGGCCCCGTGATCGCGGTGCTGCCGGGCAGCCGGCGCTCGGAGATCGCGCTGATCGGCCCGACCTTCTTCGCGGCGATGGCGCTGATGCAGCAGCGCGAGCCGGGCCTGCGCTTCGTGATGCCGGCCGCGACGCCCGCATTGCGCGAACTGCTGCAGCCGCTCGTCGACGCGCATCCGCAGCTCGCGCTGACGATCACCGACGGCCGCTCGCAGGTCGCGATGACGGCCGCCGACGCGATCCTCGTGAAGAGCGGCACGGTGACGCTGGAAGCCGCGCTGCTGAAAAAGCCGATGGTGATCTCGTACAAGGTGCCCTGGCTGACCGGACAGATCATGCGCCGGCAGGGCTATCTGCCGTACGTCGGGCTGCCGAACATCCTCGCGGGGCGCTTCGTGGTGCCCGAGCTGCTGCAGCATTTCGCGACGCCCGAGGCGCTCGCCGATGCGACGCTCACGCAACTGCGCGACGATGCGAATCGTCGCACGCTGACCGAAGTCTTTACCGAAATGCACCTTTCGCTGCGGCAGAACACGGCCGCGAAGGCGGCCGAAGCGGTCGCGCGCGTGCTCGAACAACGCAAGGGGCGCGCATGA